The Anaerolineae bacterium genome includes a region encoding these proteins:
- a CDS encoding RsmD family RNA methyltransferase, giving the protein KIIKWDIIKNLNCIKSDRPAFNLVFIDPPYNKGFLRPTLHNLIKAVSVKKGAYLIIEHSLLEPIPLDFPEYELHDQRKYGKSLVSFLTYIV; this is encoded by the coding sequence CTAAAATTATAAAATGGGATATAATAAAAAATTTAAATTGTATCAAATCGGACAGACCTGCCTTTAATCTTGTTTTTATTGATCCGCCTTATAACAAGGGTTTTCTCCGACCGACCCTGCACAACTTAATAAAAGCGGTATCCGTAAAAAAAGGGGCATATCTTATTATTGAGCACAGCCTTTTAGAGCCGATCCCATTAGATTTTCCTGAGTATGAACTCCATGATCAAAGAAAATATGGGAAAAGCCTTGTTTCATTTTTAACTTATATTGTATAA
- the coaD gene encoding pantetheine-phosphate adenylyltransferase, with the protein MQKIAVYPGSFDPVTNGHIDIIERGLKVFDKIIVAILHNSSKEFLFTIEERVKMIEESLSGFSNIEVDEFDGLLVDYAKKRGANAILRGMRAVSDFEYEFQLALMNRKLNREVQTVFLMTGLRWIFTSSSIIKEAARFGGDIEGMVPPVVNRKLKEKFGFI; encoded by the coding sequence ATGCAAAAAATAGCTGTATATCCTGGTTCTTTTGATCCGGTTACAAACGGTCATATTGATATTATCGAAAGGGGGCTTAAAGTTTTTGATAAAATTATTGTGGCTATACTGCATAATTCTTCCAAGGAATTTCTTTTTACTATTGAAGAACGGGTCAAGATGATTGAAGAAAGCTTGAGCGGGTTTTCAAATATTGAAGTAGATGAATTTGACGGGCTTCTCGTAGATTATGCAAAAAAGCGGGGAGCTAATGCCATACTGCGTGGGATGCGCGCTGTATCCGATTTTGAATATGAGTTTCAGCTTGCCCTGATGAACCGCAAACTAAACCGGGAGGTTCAGACGGTTTTCCTTATGACCGGCCTGAGATGGATTTTTACAAGTTCATCAATAATAAAGGAGGCCGCCCGTTTTGGCGGGGATATTGAAGGAATGGTACCGCCCGTGGTTAATCGGAAATTAAAAGAAAAGTTTGGTTTTATTTAG